From Chlamydiifrater volucris, one genomic window encodes:
- a CDS encoding ribonuclease HII: MGLQRTSLEVLREKFFAMTSLEREALLSGFSVVMGVDEVGRGPLAGPVVAASCVLPLGKEFLGLDDSKKLTRDKRRRLRDLLQSDPDVCFSLGVVDVRVIDEVNILEATKLAMLQAIRSSRVVPDCILIDGLALSIPGRSDVLVRKIVKGDSLSASIAAASIIAKEYRDDLMTELHGKCPEYGFKDHKGYGTAKHLEALKKYGPSPFHRRSFSPVRKALEGGVV; the protein is encoded by the coding sequence TTGGGTCTTCAAAGAACTAGTTTAGAGGTCTTAAGAGAAAAGTTTTTTGCTATGACTTCTCTGGAAAGGGAGGCCTTGCTATCAGGGTTTTCTGTTGTGATGGGGGTCGATGAGGTTGGACGAGGACCTCTGGCTGGTCCTGTGGTCGCTGCGTCGTGTGTCTTGCCTTTAGGGAAGGAATTCCTCGGCTTGGATGATAGTAAAAAGTTGACTCGAGACAAGCGTAGAAGGCTTAGGGATCTTTTGCAAAGTGATCCTGACGTTTGTTTTTCTTTGGGAGTGGTTGATGTCCGAGTTATCGATGAAGTTAATATTTTAGAGGCAACTAAGCTTGCAATGCTTCAGGCTATACGGTCATCTAGAGTTGTTCCTGACTGTATTCTTATCGATGGATTGGCTCTCTCTATTCCAGGGAGGAGCGATGTCTTGGTCCGCAAAATTGTGAAGGGGGATTCCCTCTCGGCTTCTATAGCAGCGGCTTCTATCATAGCTAAAGAATATCGAGATGATCTTATGACGGAGTTGCACGGAAAGTGTCCTGAGTATGGTTTTAAAGATCACAAGGGGTATGGAACAGCTAAACATTTGGAAGCTTTAAAAAAATACGGACCGAGCCCTTTTCATAGACGTAGTTTTTCTCCCGTTAGGAAAGCTTTGGAAGGCGGAGTTGTATAG
- the prfA gene encoding peptide chain release factor 1, with translation MEGRVSICINRLREVENLLADPNVFGDPKEYEKLTKEHAYLSGIKNVVDEIERLKKIAQDDRDALLLEKDQEIIDLLEGGLLSIEAQLVTLFAKLESLLVPPDPDDDLNVIMELRAGTGGDEAALFVGDCVRMYLLYASAKGWKTEILSVSESSVGGYKEYVMGVSGVGVKRLLQYEAGTHRVQRVPETETQGRVHTSAITVAVLPEPLETDIVIDEKDLKIDTFRASGAGGQHVNVTDSAVRITHIPTGTVVTCQDERSQHKNKDKAMRILNAKVREAEARKRMEAESALRLSQVGSGDRSERIRTYNFPQNRITDHRINLTLYNLDRVMEGDLDCVTEALVRFFYQKKIEA, from the coding sequence ATGGAAGGAAGGGTCTCTATTTGTATAAATCGATTGCGAGAAGTAGAGAATTTGCTTGCAGATCCAAATGTGTTCGGGGATCCCAAAGAGTACGAAAAATTAACAAAAGAACATGCTTATTTATCTGGAATCAAGAATGTTGTGGATGAAATAGAACGCCTAAAAAAGATAGCTCAAGATGACCGCGATGCGTTGCTATTAGAGAAGGATCAAGAAATAATAGATCTTTTGGAAGGCGGGCTTTTGTCTATAGAGGCTCAATTAGTGACATTGTTTGCAAAATTAGAAAGTCTTCTAGTTCCCCCAGATCCAGACGATGACCTAAATGTAATTATGGAATTAAGGGCCGGTACAGGAGGAGATGAAGCAGCTCTTTTTGTTGGAGATTGCGTGAGAATGTATCTGCTATATGCTTCTGCTAAAGGATGGAAAACGGAGATATTGTCTGTGTCAGAATCTTCGGTAGGGGGATATAAAGAGTATGTAATGGGAGTTTCTGGAGTGGGAGTTAAGCGGTTGCTTCAGTATGAGGCTGGTACTCACAGAGTGCAAAGGGTTCCTGAAACAGAGACTCAGGGGAGAGTTCATACATCAGCTATTACCGTAGCGGTTCTTCCAGAGCCTTTAGAGACGGATATCGTGATCGATGAAAAAGATTTAAAAATCGATACATTTAGGGCTTCCGGAGCTGGAGGCCAGCATGTTAACGTGACAGATTCTGCTGTTCGTATCACACATATACCGACAGGGACGGTGGTTACATGTCAAGACGAGAGGAGTCAGCATAAAAACAAAGATAAGGCTATGAGAATCTTAAATGCAAAGGTACGAGAGGCTGAAGCCAGAAAAAGGATGGAAGCAGAGTCTGCTTTAAGATTATCTCAGGTTGGTAGTGGGGATAGATCTGAAAGAATTAGAACATACAATTTTCCTCAAAATAGAATCACGGATCATAGAATCAATTTAACGCTGTATAACTTGGATAGGGTGATGGAAGGGGATCTAGACTGTGTTACTGAAGCTCTGGTTAGATTCTTTTATCAAAAGAAGATAGAAGCATGA
- the lepB gene encoding signal peptidase I gives MKKTFSLNKSRRILHSCYKLLKQKRLRKLPEKRTLLEGTLRCLEDAIFRKDSEQASHCAQQVLSIAAEIPPHSLFMRIFDLAKNLFLAVSLALVIRQFWFELYEVPTGSMRPTIREQDQMLVSKTTFGLHVPFVKKPLAFRESSLTRGSLVIFTVSGMNVPDSDTKYFGLIPGKKRYVKRCIGKPGDYVYFYGGRIYVVDKNLNPVSDLFSDELLEKHSISSIYHCPFLSFGGATEVEKRSPRDLVVYYKQMSQKLGKIDFSNNKSQGFFFDKGWKKDRPDLLRYPRSQPVSYADLFGIGNYGMVRILTQSQVLEHYPEYKLASPRPVAYLEIYHTPNTSYPSPWIYSTATFPLLPTIHPFSTILPLRKEHLHLIKNNLTTSRFIVSSEKAFRYSSRYESVTNPTFAIDLPGIPDGCYEYEKGQAYKINWGGIRKRLPSSHPLMDLNHKKVIQLFNFGIVFSSFYSPENRSLHQLPYRYAFYNKGNLYLMDAPVFLKNDPSLIKFVEEEKEKASVSSEEHPYVPFIDHGQPPSFKTDKEAFVQFITNFGIRVPENHVMVLGDNYPISADSREFGFVPIDNLLGSPVWKFWPFGESFGKLPQPPIPKSPSFLIVNGTAAIVAIWLSVSVRYRKHRRLFKQ, from the coding sequence ATGAAAAAAACTTTTTCTTTGAATAAAAGTCGACGGATCCTTCACTCATGTTACAAGCTTCTGAAGCAAAAACGATTGCGAAAGCTTCCTGAAAAGAGAACCCTTCTGGAGGGGACTTTGCGTTGCTTGGAAGATGCTATTTTTCGCAAGGATTCAGAACAAGCTTCTCATTGCGCACAACAAGTGCTTTCGATAGCAGCAGAAATCCCCCCTCATTCCCTTTTCATGAGAATTTTTGACCTTGCTAAGAATCTGTTCTTGGCCGTTAGCCTCGCTCTAGTTATTCGTCAATTTTGGTTCGAGCTTTACGAAGTTCCTACAGGATCCATGAGACCTACGATAAGAGAACAGGACCAAATGTTGGTTTCTAAAACTACCTTTGGATTGCATGTTCCATTTGTAAAAAAACCTCTAGCCTTTAGGGAGTCTTCTTTAACAAGAGGCAGTTTAGTAATATTTACTGTCTCTGGAATGAATGTTCCAGATTCCGATACTAAGTATTTCGGGCTTATCCCAGGAAAGAAACGTTATGTCAAACGCTGTATTGGAAAACCTGGCGATTATGTGTACTTCTATGGCGGCAGGATATACGTGGTGGATAAAAACCTTAATCCAGTCTCCGACTTATTCTCCGATGAACTTTTGGAAAAGCATTCCATATCTTCGATTTACCACTGCCCATTTCTTTCTTTTGGAGGTGCAACGGAAGTAGAGAAACGTTCGCCCAGAGACCTAGTGGTCTATTATAAACAAATGAGCCAAAAGCTGGGAAAGATAGATTTTTCCAATAACAAGAGCCAAGGTTTTTTCTTCGATAAGGGCTGGAAAAAAGATCGGCCAGACTTACTTCGTTACCCCAGAAGCCAACCCGTTAGTTATGCCGATTTGTTTGGCATAGGAAATTATGGAATGGTTCGAATTCTTACGCAAAGTCAAGTTCTGGAGCACTATCCGGAGTATAAATTAGCATCCCCCCGTCCTGTGGCATATTTGGAAATATACCATACACCAAATACTAGCTACCCCTCCCCCTGGATATACTCCACAGCAACTTTCCCTTTGCTCCCTACTATCCACCCCTTCAGCACTATTCTTCCTCTTAGAAAAGAGCATCTCCATTTAATAAAAAATAACTTAACGACATCTCGCTTTATTGTCTCTTCTGAGAAGGCGTTTCGGTATAGCAGTCGTTATGAGAGCGTTACTAATCCTACCTTTGCCATCGATCTTCCTGGTATACCCGACGGATGCTATGAGTACGAAAAAGGGCAGGCATACAAAATTAACTGGGGAGGAATCAGAAAACGCCTCCCCAGCTCACACCCTCTTATGGATTTGAACCATAAGAAAGTTATCCAGTTATTTAATTTTGGGATTGTTTTCAGTTCCTTCTATTCCCCAGAAAACAGATCCTTACACCAACTACCATATAGGTACGCTTTCTACAATAAGGGCAATCTCTACCTCATGGATGCTCCTGTATTTCTCAAAAATGATCCTTCTTTAATAAAATTTGTTGAGGAGGAAAAAGAAAAAGCTTCTGTATCCTCAGAGGAGCATCCTTATGTACCTTTCATAGATCATGGACAACCACCTTCTTTCAAAACAGATAAAGAAGCTTTTGTTCAATTCATTACAAATTTCGGCATTAGGGTTCCAGAAAATCACGTGATGGTTTTAGGTGATAATTACCCCATTAGTGCAGATAGCCGAGAATTTGGATTTGTCCCCATAGATAATTTGTTAGGATCACCCGTCTGGAAGTTTTGGCCTTTTGGAGAAAGTTTCGGCAAGCTACCGCAACCTCCAATTCCCAAATCTCCTAGTTTTCTGATTGTAAACGGAACGGCGGCAATCGTTGCTATTTGGCTAAGCGTGTCCGTTAGGTACAGGAAGCATCGTCGCCTATTTAAACAATAG
- the rplS gene encoding 50S ribosomal protein L19: MNILEELQKEQCKSDIPDFSVGDTIRVATKISEGGKERVQVFQGTVMARKGGGAGEFVSLHRVAYGEGMEKSFLLHSPKVVGIEVVKKGKVCRSRLYYLRGKTGKAAKIREYVGSKGAKSKA; this comes from the coding sequence ATGAACATATTGGAAGAGTTACAAAAAGAACAATGCAAAAGCGACATTCCAGACTTTTCTGTGGGTGATACGATACGAGTAGCTACAAAGATTTCTGAAGGAGGAAAAGAAAGAGTTCAAGTATTTCAAGGGACTGTCATGGCTAGAAAAGGCGGGGGTGCAGGAGAGTTTGTGTCTTTGCATAGAGTAGCTTATGGTGAAGGTATGGAGAAAAGTTTTTTGCTCCATAGTCCTAAGGTCGTAGGGATTGAAGTTGTAAAGAAAGGAAAGGTTTGTCGCTCTCGTCTCTACTACCTAAGAGGAAAAACTGGTAAAGCTGCTAAGATTCGTGAATACGTCGGCTCTAAGGGAGCGAAAAGCAAAGCTTAG
- the ffh gene encoding signal recognition particle protein: MFGDLSQKLSKVFSSFAGAKRVTDESLSEAVREIRLALLEADVGYSSVKNLIATIRARVSGGELVKSGDPGAVFLSHVREEVVSLLSSSDQELFLTGKPGVILLCGLQGVGKTTTAAKLALFLSKKKLKKVFLVPCDLKRPAAVEQLKILGSQAGVNVFDPEGDSSPLSVVEKSMEEAKREGYDIVILDTAGRQSIDDELMGELELLHKKVPQGERLFVMNPAMGQDAVKVAKAFDDKIGITGIILSMTDGNAKGGSVLSIKEFLGKAIKFEGCGERIQDLREFDAESMADRIVGIGDMRGFMKEMRELVSEEEDQEFEKKLVKATFTYEDYYKQMKVFRRMGPLRKIVKMFSGFGGNPKEKELEASEKEFTKTEAMILSMTPEERKELVALDMRRMKRIALGAGVTLGDVNQFRKKMAQSKKFFKGMTKEKIEQMKKKMSGGNKWR; encoded by the coding sequence ATGTTTGGGGATCTGTCTCAGAAGTTATCTAAGGTTTTTTCTTCTTTTGCGGGGGCTAAACGTGTCACCGACGAGAGCCTTTCAGAGGCTGTCAGGGAGATCAGGTTGGCGCTTTTGGAAGCTGATGTCGGCTATTCTTCAGTTAAAAATTTGATAGCTACTATAAGAGCTAGGGTTTCTGGGGGAGAGTTGGTCAAGAGCGGGGATCCCGGGGCGGTCTTTCTGTCTCACGTTAGGGAGGAGGTTGTCTCTCTGTTGTCTAGTTCGGATCAAGAGCTTTTCTTAACAGGAAAGCCCGGGGTGATTCTTCTTTGCGGTCTCCAGGGAGTAGGTAAGACTACAACGGCCGCAAAGCTGGCTTTGTTTTTATCTAAAAAAAAGTTGAAGAAAGTTTTTTTGGTGCCTTGCGACCTGAAGAGGCCTGCAGCAGTTGAACAACTTAAAATTTTGGGTTCCCAGGCAGGGGTTAATGTTTTTGACCCTGAGGGAGATAGTAGCCCATTATCTGTGGTAGAAAAGTCCATGGAGGAAGCCAAAAGAGAAGGTTACGACATCGTTATCTTAGATACTGCGGGTAGGCAGAGCATTGATGATGAATTAATGGGAGAGCTAGAATTGCTGCACAAAAAAGTTCCTCAAGGGGAAAGGTTGTTTGTGATGAATCCTGCCATGGGGCAAGATGCTGTTAAAGTTGCTAAAGCTTTCGATGATAAGATTGGTATTACCGGAATTATTTTATCAATGACCGATGGTAATGCCAAGGGAGGGAGTGTTCTTTCCATTAAAGAGTTTCTTGGTAAAGCTATTAAATTTGAGGGTTGTGGGGAGAGAATACAGGATCTTAGAGAGTTTGATGCTGAATCTATGGCCGATCGTATCGTTGGCATAGGAGATATGCGGGGATTCATGAAGGAAATGAGAGAGCTTGTTTCCGAAGAAGAAGATCAAGAGTTTGAGAAAAAGCTTGTTAAAGCGACCTTTACTTACGAAGATTATTATAAGCAAATGAAAGTTTTTCGACGGATGGGTCCCTTGAGAAAAATTGTAAAAATGTTTTCAGGTTTTGGGGGGAATCCGAAAGAAAAAGAGTTAGAGGCTTCGGAAAAAGAGTTTACGAAAACAGAAGCCATGATATTATCGATGACTCCTGAAGAAAGGAAGGAGTTGGTCGCCCTTGATATGAGGCGCATGAAGAGGATAGCTCTTGGTGCTGGCGTTACCCTAGGTGATGTCAATCAGTTTCGAAAGAAGATGGCTCAATCTAAAAAGTTTTTTAAAGGGATGACCAAGGAGAAAATTGAGCAAATGAAAAAGAAAATGAGCGGAGGAAACAAGTGGCGCTAA
- a CDS encoding type B 50S ribosomal protein L31, with product MKKNTHPEYRQVLFVDSSTGYKFVCGSTFSSDKTEVFEGKEYPVCYVSVSSSSHPFFTGSKQFIDSEGRVEKFMKRYGKEAVKPPVVASEAEKPAVVEKKKTSSAAKKTAAKKKK from the coding sequence ATGAAAAAGAACACTCATCCTGAGTATCGTCAAGTGTTGTTTGTAGATTCTTCGACTGGCTATAAGTTTGTTTGTGGTTCTACCTTTTCTTCAGATAAAACGGAAGTTTTTGAGGGGAAGGAGTATCCCGTCTGTTATGTCAGCGTTTCTTCTTCATCGCATCCGTTCTTCACTGGTAGTAAGCAGTTTATTGATAGTGAGGGTCGGGTTGAGAAGTTTATGAAGCGGTATGGGAAAGAGGCTGTAAAGCCCCCGGTAGTGGCTAGTGAGGCAGAAAAACCAGCTGTAGTGGAGAAGAAAAAGACTTCTTCCGCAGCTAAAAAGACGGCTGCAAAAAAGAAGAAGTAA
- the trmD gene encoding tRNA (guanosine(37)-N1)-methyltransferase TrmD — translation MRIDVLSLFPEFFESPLRLGILSKAISKGVLSFYAHNIRDFGLGRWKQVDDVPFGGEGGMLLMAEPVVSSIRRVRTQDSKVIYLSPQGEVLTAKKSRELSQCSHLVVLCGHYEGVDQRALDLEVDEEISIGDYVLMSGMAPALVLVESVVRFVPGVLGNAESADNDSLENNLLEGPQYTRPREFLGERVPEVLLNGDRCRIEKWRREQQVAATKSKRPDLYARYLRSTNLSKKENETPVGLLSESEDAILAGSVIVEVSDIVVAGKFYSKVFGKERVVFSSDFEVIISLKRGFSVILKLATSPLEVSKLSLIFGDEGSFLRCANRWRSYSQAFIEWDASCGCFMARDPEGNCWTLVLDQGKLRG, via the coding sequence ATGAGGATTGATGTTTTATCTTTGTTTCCCGAGTTCTTCGAGAGCCCGCTTCGATTGGGGATTCTTTCCAAGGCTATCTCCAAGGGGGTGCTTTCTTTCTATGCTCATAATATTCGGGACTTTGGTCTTGGGAGATGGAAGCAAGTTGATGATGTCCCTTTTGGTGGAGAAGGAGGGATGCTCCTTATGGCGGAACCTGTGGTTTCTTCGATTCGACGAGTTCGGACTCAGGACAGTAAAGTGATATATCTTTCTCCTCAGGGGGAGGTGTTAACTGCAAAGAAAAGTAGAGAGCTCTCTCAATGCTCTCATCTCGTGGTTCTCTGCGGGCACTATGAGGGAGTCGACCAACGGGCTTTGGATTTAGAAGTGGATGAGGAGATTAGTATTGGGGATTATGTGCTGATGAGTGGCATGGCTCCAGCACTGGTTTTGGTAGAGTCTGTGGTTAGGTTTGTCCCCGGTGTTTTGGGTAATGCGGAAAGCGCAGACAATGACTCTTTGGAAAACAATCTTCTGGAAGGTCCTCAGTACACTAGGCCTCGGGAGTTTTTAGGAGAAAGAGTTCCTGAAGTTCTTCTCAACGGGGATCGTTGTAGGATTGAAAAATGGAGACGAGAGCAACAGGTTGCTGCAACAAAAAGTAAAAGACCCGATTTGTATGCTAGGTATCTCAGATCTACAAATCTTTCCAAGAAGGAGAATGAGACTCCGGTTGGGCTGTTAAGTGAGTCGGAAGATGCTATACTTGCTGGTTCAGTAATAGTTGAGGTTTCGGATATTGTTGTTGCTGGGAAATTTTACTCGAAGGTGTTTGGTAAGGAGAGAGTAGTTTTTAGTTCTGATTTTGAAGTGATAATTTCTTTAAAAAGAGGGTTTAGTGTAATCTTGAAGCTTGCCACTTCCCCTCTGGAAGTTTCAAAATTAAGTTTGATCTTCGGTGACGAAGGTAGTTTTTTGCGCTGTGCGAATAGATGGAGAAGCTATTCGCAAGCTTTTATAGAGTGGGATGCTAGTTGTGGGTGTTTTATGGCTAGAGATCCGGAGGGTAATTGTTGGACGTTGGTTTTGGACCAGGGAAAGCTTAGAGGTTAG
- the prmC gene encoding peptide chain release factor N(5)-glutamine methyltransferase — protein MNRKVQEILDQGSAILRNNGVSYPEKEARWLLLRLKKLSKLSDLDGIIELQAEEVEEYFLCIRSRSQRVPLEYIVGSTFFDNLELIVSPKVLIPRQETELLASKICAYLRDHRSSIREFRDVCCGSGCLGLTVKKKFPEIHVVLSDVCPEALEVARKNAKQNNLDVEVLKGDLFSPFRSTCDAFVCNPPYLSYEEVVNAEPEVRCQEPWLALVAPKNGYGFYYQIAEGLNEFLAIGGVGWLEIGSSQGEKLRELFSTSGCSSVTVDKDLFGRDRFIQIFR, from the coding sequence ATGAATAGGAAGGTGCAAGAAATTTTGGACCAAGGTTCTGCTATTCTCCGAAATAATGGGGTTTCTTACCCAGAAAAGGAGGCTAGGTGGCTTTTATTACGCCTAAAGAAGTTATCTAAGCTTTCTGATCTGGACGGTATTATTGAGTTGCAGGCAGAAGAAGTAGAGGAATACTTTCTCTGTATCAGGAGTCGTAGCCAAAGGGTGCCTTTGGAATATATTGTGGGGAGCACGTTTTTTGATAATCTGGAGTTGATAGTTTCTCCCAAGGTTCTAATTCCTCGTCAAGAAACAGAGTTGTTGGCTAGCAAAATTTGTGCCTACCTGCGCGATCATAGATCTAGTATCAGAGAGTTTAGGGATGTTTGTTGTGGGAGCGGTTGCTTAGGGTTAACTGTTAAAAAAAAATTTCCAGAGATTCATGTAGTGTTGTCTGATGTTTGTCCTGAAGCTTTGGAGGTGGCAAGGAAAAACGCAAAGCAGAATAACTTGGATGTGGAGGTTCTTAAGGGGGATCTTTTTTCTCCTTTTCGTTCCACCTGCGATGCTTTTGTCTGTAATCCTCCTTATTTGTCTTATGAGGAGGTTGTGAATGCGGAGCCAGAAGTTCGCTGTCAAGAGCCCTGGCTAGCTCTAGTAGCTCCGAAGAATGGGTATGGGTTTTATTATCAAATAGCAGAAGGCTTGAATGAGTTTTTGGCTATAGGTGGTGTGGGATGGCTAGAGATAGGAAGTTCTCAAGGCGAGAAGCTTAGAGAATTATTTTCCACCTCTGGTTGCTCGTCCGTGACCGTAGATAAGGATTTGTTTGGTAGAGATCGTTTTATTCAAATTTTTCGATGA
- the rpsP gene encoding 30S ribosomal protein S16, which produces MALKIRLRQQGRRNGVVYRLVLTETSSPRDGKYVEMLGWYDPRGQVNYKLHGERIFYWLSQGAELTEKASVLVKRGAPGVYQEYLARKLERRAVLCKKRRAYRKRLSEKRESRVQEPASK; this is translated from the coding sequence GTGGCGCTAAAAATCCGTTTACGACAACAAGGTCGGAGAAATGGCGTAGTATATAGACTCGTTCTTACGGAGACTAGTTCTCCTAGAGATGGTAAGTATGTCGAAATGTTAGGATGGTATGATCCTAGAGGGCAAGTAAATTATAAGTTGCACGGTGAGCGTATTTTTTACTGGTTGTCTCAAGGGGCAGAACTTACTGAGAAAGCTTCCGTTTTGGTCAAAAGAGGAGCTCCCGGGGTTTATCAAGAGTATCTCGCCAGGAAACTGGAGCGTAGAGCTGTTTTGTGTAAGAAACGAAGAGCCTACCGCAAGCGATTGTCTGAAAAGAGAGAGAGTCGCGTTCAAGAGCCTGCAAGCAAGTAG
- the metG gene encoding methionine--tRNA ligase gives MENSGSRVLITAALPYANGPLHFGHISGAYLPSDCYARFRRLLGDDVLFICGSDEYGIAITLNAEKEKIPFQQYVDHYHQLHRNTFRRLNISFDFFSRTTNPYHQEFVSQFYTDLKNNGFITKKKTQQLYSEQEQRFLADRYVEGECPFCHFRAARGDECQQCGASYEATELIAPRSKLTGATLSFKETEHSFLQLEKFKDSLLEFLGNLRTKNHIKNFVVSYVNSLRERAITRDLEWGIPVPGEGKGKVFYVWFDAPIGYISASKDWAERIGNGDAWKKYWLDPNVEYVQFVGKDNVPFHAVIFPSMEMGQNQPYKKVDALVASEFYLLEGKQFSKSDGNYVDMEEFLNEHPVDKLRYVLAATAPESADSEFSFADFKQRCNSDLVGKFGNFCNRVLSFAYKNGFTELHKIKRDVRFSVNCLDVVKRTEEAYREFSLRRATSLIMELASLGNIYFNDRAPWKLLKEGNRNEVEEVLFNACFCMKLLALIAYPIMPDTSERILKMLGISHTYHGLWTQDFLGNCLEHFKIGCPEHLFSCL, from the coding sequence ATGGAAAATTCTGGATCCCGAGTTCTAATTACCGCAGCGCTTCCGTATGCTAACGGGCCGCTTCATTTTGGGCACATTTCAGGAGCATATCTGCCTAGCGATTGTTACGCTAGATTTCGTAGACTGCTTGGGGATGATGTTTTGTTTATTTGTGGATCAGATGAATATGGTATTGCTATCACGCTTAATGCTGAAAAAGAAAAAATTCCCTTTCAGCAATATGTGGATCATTATCACCAATTGCACAGGAACACTTTCCGGCGATTGAATATATCTTTTGATTTTTTTTCTAGGACAACAAATCCCTATCACCAAGAGTTTGTTAGTCAGTTTTATACTGATTTAAAAAACAATGGATTTATTACAAAAAAGAAAACTCAACAGCTTTATAGCGAACAGGAGCAAAGGTTTTTAGCAGACAGATACGTAGAAGGGGAATGTCCTTTTTGTCATTTCAGGGCTGCCCGAGGTGACGAGTGTCAGCAGTGCGGAGCTTCTTATGAAGCTACGGAGCTTATAGCGCCTCGCTCTAAGTTAACTGGGGCTACGTTGTCTTTTAAAGAAACAGAACATTCTTTTTTGCAGTTAGAGAAGTTTAAGGATTCTTTGCTGGAATTCTTGGGTAATTTGCGAACCAAAAATCATATAAAGAATTTTGTTGTTAGTTATGTGAACTCTTTGAGAGAAAGGGCGATTACTAGGGATCTAGAGTGGGGGATTCCTGTTCCGGGAGAAGGTAAGGGTAAAGTTTTTTATGTATGGTTTGACGCTCCTATTGGGTACATAAGCGCCTCCAAAGATTGGGCAGAACGTATAGGTAATGGAGATGCGTGGAAGAAGTATTGGTTAGATCCCAATGTGGAGTATGTTCAATTTGTTGGGAAAGACAATGTTCCTTTCCACGCAGTTATTTTTCCTTCGATGGAGATGGGGCAAAACCAGCCTTACAAAAAAGTTGATGCATTAGTAGCATCTGAATTTTACCTTCTTGAAGGCAAGCAGTTTAGCAAGTCTGATGGTAATTATGTCGATATGGAGGAGTTTCTTAATGAACACCCTGTGGATAAATTAAGGTATGTGTTGGCTGCCACTGCTCCAGAAAGTGCTGACAGCGAATTTTCTTTTGCAGACTTTAAACAACGCTGTAATTCGGATCTTGTTGGCAAGTTTGGCAACTTTTGCAATCGGGTATTATCGTTTGCGTACAAAAATGGGTTTACAGAACTTCACAAAATAAAGAGAGATGTTAGGTTTAGTGTTAACTGTTTAGATGTGGTGAAAAGAACAGAAGAAGCATACAGAGAGTTTTCTCTTAGAAGAGCGACGTCCCTCATTATGGAGTTAGCTTCTCTGGGCAATATTTATTTTAATGATAGGGCTCCTTGGAAATTACTCAAGGAAGGTAATAGAAACGAAGTAGAAGAAGTTTTATTTAATGCTTGCTTTTGTATGAAATTGTTAGCACTGATAGCCTACCCCATTATGCCTGACACTTCCGAACGGATATTGAAAATGCTGGGTATCTCTCATACTTACCATGGGTTGTGGACGCAAGATTTCTTAGGAAACTGTCTGGAGCATTTCAAAATAGGTTGTCCAGAGCACCTGTTCTCTTGTCTCTAG
- the gmk gene encoding guanylate kinase yields MVEYILKHPVSSTEALCEPRLFIISAPAGAGKTTLVRMLETSYPNSLEKVVTSTSRSPRENEKEGRDYYFLSKGGFEAGVKSGEFLEWVFLFGNYYGIGKGEISRIFSSGRHAVAVIDVQGAVKIKMVMPAVSVFIAPPSVDELRRRLRERGSEEEWQISERLLRSSEELKAASQFDYIIVNDNLSEAYQALVGVFIEEENRSGHGQRNFNK; encoded by the coding sequence ATAGTGGAGTATATCTTAAAGCATCCTGTTTCTTCGACTGAAGCGCTTTGTGAACCGAGGCTTTTCATCATCAGCGCTCCGGCTGGAGCTGGAAAGACGACTTTGGTTCGAATGCTCGAAACCTCCTATCCCAATTCTTTAGAAAAGGTTGTGACATCAACAAGCAGGTCTCCTAGGGAAAACGAAAAGGAAGGAAGAGATTATTATTTTCTTTCTAAAGGGGGATTTGAAGCTGGAGTTAAGAGCGGAGAGTTTTTAGAATGGGTGTTCCTTTTTGGCAATTACTATGGCATAGGGAAAGGAGAGATTTCTAGGATATTTTCTTCTGGTCGGCATGCTGTAGCTGTTATAGATGTTCAGGGGGCCGTAAAAATTAAGATGGTGATGCCGGCTGTGTCCGTATTTATAGCTCCGCCCTCGGTAGATGAGCTTCGTCGTCGGCTTAGGGAGAGGGGTAGTGAAGAAGAGTGGCAGATTTCCGAACGTCTTCTGAGGAGCTCGGAGGAGCTTAAGGCCGCAAGCCAGTTTGATTATATTATAGTTAATGATAACTTGAGTGAAGCTTATCAAGCTTTAGTAGGTGTTTTTATAGAGGAAGAAAATAGGAGTGGTCATGGGCAAAGGAACTTTAACAAATGA